From a region of the Babesia bovis T2Bo chromosome 1, whole genome shotgun sequence genome:
- a CDS encoding SmORF protein (Small Open Reading Frame (SmORF)) codes for MVAFNMLWKLSVVVALGLSATATSTDVAQEQPKKEELINGISTEKASTASKDEEVKEATGTSTQGNSDPEEPSKFSVEWYLLSKPLNRASLIDMLPWNLQTAVPGDCKKPILPVVERQIRDHFSWLEKQKQKQKQKESSSSQGKTTDVSQPKKESFLSRFFNKNNKPVDIPELPKYSLEWYFVQKPENRKHLRERLPYASKGVVAEDCREPIPPVLEKRIRDYFSLYNVDWYLLSEPENRSALRYVLPEDLAAKVPEDCNEPISTELEELIREHFTVVEKKQRPNRFLYFHL; via the coding sequence ATGGTAGCCttcaacatgttatggaagctcTCTGTAGTGGTGGCACTTGGGCTCTCTGCCACGGCTACCTCTACTGATGTAGCCCAGGAACAGCCCAAGAAGGAAGAATTAATCAACGGAATCTCCACTGAGAAAGCATCAACTGCATCTAAAGATGAGGAAGTAAAAGAAGCAACCGGGACTAGTACTCAAGGAAACAGTGATCCGGAAGAGCCATCCAAGTTCTCTGTTGAGTGGTATCTGTTATCCAAGCCCCTAAATAGAGCAAGTCTTATTGATATGTTGCCATGGAATTTACAAACTGCTGTGCCAGGGGACTGCAAGAAGCCAATATTGCCTGTAGTAGAAAGACAGATTAGGGATCATTTTTCATGGCTTGAGAAACAGAAACAGAAACAGAAACAGAAGgaatcttcttcttcacaGGGTAAAACCACTGATGTTAGCCAACCCAAAAAAGAATCGTTCTTAAGCAGATTCttcaataaaaacaacaaaccGGTTGATATCCCAGAATTACCCAAGTACTCTCTGGAATGGTATTTTGTACAGAAGCCCGAAAACAGAAAACATCTTCGTGAGAGATTGCCATATGCTTCGAAAGGTGTTGTAGCAGAGGACTGTAGAGAACCAATACCGCCCGTACTGGAAAAACGCATTAGGGATTATTTCTCATTATATAACGTCGACTGGTATTTGTTATCGGAACCAGAAAACAGAAGTGCCTTACGTTATGTTTTGCCAGAGGATTTGGCCGCAAAGGTACCAGAggactgtaatgaaccaataaGCACCGAACTGGAAGAACTTATTAGGGAGCATTTCACAGTGGTTGAGAAGAAGCAGAGGCCTAATCGttttttgtatttccaTTTATAA
- a CDS encoding variant erythrocyte surface antigen-1 alpha subunit, with protein MAVNSTFTPKASLTEAPTNLKEAIDWVLRVTGRDGKENKDECICGLAAAVTDLLQSVELEYHGYQGDVKNGAEGDSKTTKGASADTVKGHLNGLFSLVQGLGGTAVVRTYIDQLAQYLKDLTPNDMSCGKCGCLKVGAENHHLGRGCDKCDGDKCGKPGAGGGCQCQCKGGASGCTSASDCKCDRKCGCTIDTYRSAYRGRYSSESYVGETITAYRECMWNSPTNTTSRHQCARILLGSVCLIWSGLTYMYWTGKWHGTSPRWNNHILDGSGLDDGTLSQWLQALGFPKDMLNNSGPQNRLDKVIWDGLRDKFLLGFLEPSGLDSGSVSDTNGNTARSPYGMNYPGFIHTAHRDSFNTDAATVFTNGSSTTNRISDTDQNKNGALFKLYILSCAYFTGLQKKNSESTTGTTANNPKTIREILYWLSALPYSPAYKEMLDYAKRRLEKVLKKPGDAGSSASNQETQLKFHQTGRWHPITVHEYNLFAHFQAVTQYCPLVLIGIQGGLHSTKGTDKTTEPPIHSLYANTECNFTYPTVSIQAYNQVVHYIRALFYQLYFLRKQCAVKVALGGKWRECRYGDGVVSKGVNSWMCLGCSPMEHYRKWRVEKVKGETLKMMKESDPIVKNLKALLEAIGQVVVQLGNAQEALEGKDKEAIKKVKEKLTEAKGALGKAKEGLDQVKDGLNGQAELKEAKGKLGELTNGGKGALHILVDSGNTPGSLQQIVDSGQEWRKDYSSAKDRISEAIDGLHKVLEILKEGVEKQIKEEAKEAKKTLDVFFKLTNDENKLENVLKQELSYDYTALLNAINQLISICNSPKCPPCNDHINKCGQKPVSRYCDKCHQQYMDGTPSPLQAFLEDRLPGFSCDVVRNTDTDKDTVYPPAASHLGHCNGSGQCCPLPMGFRGQFYSGSTSDMTGSRLYGILYFFSNENMMQSCVYTLVRVTAALSATTPQVLGDVFGFFRGGVGNKESGKNKQGTGGIACKHEGDPSTDTDKSKYYCGWCASGLRDVVKKIEWIPNGNGTDGGSYRGTLGKALIGIKGDKSDSSPAPKSTTTTTPSALSTLTKDSEYLSPLTGELYTTVSDTFGGTYLSWVLYLSDALEGGLKSLASEFQQIECRGCKGQCDPNKCRKGSHGSTAEGSKGTALCTCQSIVSCTGVLPVLYRHGFSYGNPFNLEGFQQGDGKTDGQYDITKAGSTKKCHEFLESLNKVLEDKQAASNAHPLSNLLTQVGKLQYDIRLPWIFVLTIAWLVAVLYLAFGAIWPLDWAHMRSHCRGWFRKGSLSPWEILMVGKKKGRGILEFFGKT; from the exons ATGGCCGTGAATAgcactttcacgccgaaggcgtcccTGACAGAGGCACCTACCAACCTcaaggaggccattgactgggtcctgagggtaactggtagggatggtaaagaGAACAAAGATG aatgtatatgtggcctggcggcggcagtgactgacctactgcagtcagtagaactggagtaccatg gATATCAAGGTGATGTTAAGAATGGTGCTGAAGGCGACAGCAAGACTACTAAAGGCGCCAGTGCTGACACAGTGAAAGGCCACCTCAATGGACTATTCTCCCTggtccagggactaggtggtaccgcagtggtccggacctacatagaccagctggcacag TATCTGAAGGATTTGACGCCTAACGATATGTCATGTGGAAAGTGTGGGTGTCTTAAGGTAGGCGCTGAGAACCATCACCTGGGTAGGGGGTGTGATAAGTGTGATGGAGACAAGTGTGGCAAACCTGGTGCTGGTGGTGGATGTCAGTGTCAGTGTAAAGGTGGTGCTAGTGGCTGTACTAGTGCTTCTGACTGCAAGTGTGACAGAAAATGTGGCTGTACCATTGATACATATAGGTCGGCATACAGAGGAAGATACAGCTCTGAGTCATACGTAGGAGAAACAATCACTGCATACCGAGAATGTATGTGGAATTCACCGACAAATACTACTTCTCGgcaccaatgtgcccgtaTCCTACTAGGCTCAGTATgcctcatctggagtggacttacttatatgtattggactggaAAGTGGCACGGGACTAGTCCtcggtggaacaatcacatccttGATGGTAGTGGcctagatgatggtactctatcccaatggctacaggccctagggttcCCTAAGGATATGCTTAATAATAGTGGGCCACAGAATAGACTGGATaaggtcatatgggatgggcTTAGGGATAAGTTTCTCTTAGGATTCCTGGAGCCTAGTGGCCTTGATAGTGGTAGTGTCAGCGACACTAATGGTAATACCGCTAGGAGTCCTTACGGTATGAATTATCCCGGGTTTatacatactgcacatagggattcattcaacacCGATGCTGCTACTGTCTTCACGAATGgctctagtactactaACCGAATCAGTGATACTGATCAGAACAAAAACGGTGCTctcttcaagctctacattctatcatgtgcctattttaccgggttacagaaaaagAATAGTGAGAGTACTACCGGTACTACCGCTAATAATCCTAAGACCATTcgggagatcctatactggctaagtgcattgccctatagtcccGCATACAAGGAGATGCTAGACTATGCCAAGAGAAGACTAGAAAAGGTACTCAAGAAACCTGGAGATGCTGGCTCTAGCGCTAGCAATCAGGAAACACAACTCAAATTCCACCAAACAGGCCGTTGGCATCCTATTACAGTacatgaatacaacctgtttgctcacttccaagcagtgactcagtactgcccactggtgctcataggtatccaaggaggattacacagtactaaaggcactgacaagACTACAGAACCACCTATCCATTCACTCTACGCTAACACTGAATGCaacttcacctatcccactgtatccatccaagcatacaaccaggtggtacactacattagggctctgttctaccagttgtatttccttaggaaacaGTGTGCCGTGAAGGTAGCCCTAGGAGgtaaatggcgtgaatgtaggtatggtGATGGGGTAGTCTCTAAGGGGGTAAACAGttggatgtgcctggggtgtagCCCCATGGAACATTATAGGAAATGGAGGGTTGAGAAGGTAAAGGGGGAAACACTGAAAATGATGAAGGAGAGTGATCCTATAGTGAAGAATCTAAAGGCACTACTGGAGGCAATAGGTCAGGTAGTGGTCCAactgggtaatgcccaggaggcattggaagggaaggaTAAGGAGGCGATCAAGAAGGTGAAGGAGAAACTAACGGAGGCTAAGGGGGCACTGGGGAAGGCTAAGGAGGGACTAGATCAGGTGAAGGATGGGCTGAATGGGCAAGCAGAACTAAAGGAGGCTAAGGGGAAACTAGGGGAGCTGACGAATGGTGGTAAAGGAGCACTGCATATACTAGTGGATAGTGGTAATACTCCTGGGTCATTACAGCAGATAGTGGATAGTGGACAAGAGTGGAGGAAGGATTACAGTAGTGCCAAGGACAGGATTAGTGAGGCTATCGATGGGTTACACAAGGTATTGGAGATATTGAAGGAGGGAGTGGAGAAGCAGATAAAGGAAGAGGCAAAGGAGGCCAAGAAAACACTAGATGTGTTTTTTAAACTGACGAATGATGAAAACAAATTAGAAAACGTACTTAAACAAGAGTTGTCTTATGATTACACCGCACTGCTCAATGCCATTAACCAGctcatctccatctgcAACTCTCCCAAATGCCCACCCTGTAATGACCACATAAACAAGTGTGGCCAAAAGCCAGTGTCCAGGTACTGTGACAAGTGCCACCAgcaatacatggacggcaCACCATcacccctccaggcattcctcgaggatcgGTTACCAGGCTTTAGTTGTGACGTAGTACGAAACACTGACACAGACAAAGACACAGTGTACCCAcccgctgcatcccacttagGACACTGCAATGGTTCCGGCcaatgctgcccattgccaatgggatTTAGAGGtcaattctatagtggcagCACCAGTGATATGACTGGCTCAAGACTCTACGGgatcctctacttcttcagtaatgagaacatgatgcagtcgtgtgtttatacactagtgagggtAACggcagcactcagtgctacgacaccacaggtactgggtgatgtattcgggttctttagggggGGTGTTGGAAATAAGGAAAGTGGAAAGAACAAGCAGGGAACAGGTGGGATAGCGTGTAAGCACGAAGGCGATCCTTCTACTGACACGGATAAGAGTAAGTACTattgcggctggtgtgcctctgggttaaggGATGtggtaaagaagatagagtggatacctAATGGGAACGGAACGGATGGAGGGTCATACAGAGGGACTCTCGGTAAAGCACTAATAGGTATTAAAGGCGATAAAAGCGATAGTAGTCCTGCCCCAAAGTCaactaccactaccactcCATCTGCCCTCTCAACACTGACCAAGGACTCAGAatacctctcccccctgacaggtgaactctataccaCAGTGAGTGACACGTTCGGaggaacatacctctcatgggtactgtatctatcagatgcacttgaaggGGGTCTAAAGTCACTGGCTAGTGAgttccaacagattgaatgccggggctgtaaGGGACAATGcgaccccaataagtgcaggAAGGGAAGTCATGGAAGCACTGCAGAGGGCTCTAAGGGCACAGCACTCTGCACGTGtcaatcaatcgtatcatgtaccggggtactgccagTGCTGTATAGgcatggcttcagctacggtaacccattcaatctggaggggttCCAACAGGGGGATGGGAAGACGGATGGGCAGTATGACATCACGAAGGCAGGCAGTACTAAGAAgtgtcacgagttcctgGAGAGCCTGAACAAAGTACTAGAGGACAAGCAGGCTGCCTCTAATGCCCACCCCCTCAGCAACCTCCTTacccaggtcggcaaactccaatacgacatacggctcccgtggatctttgtgctTACCATagcgtggctagtagcagtactctacctagcctttggtgccatatggccactggactgggcgcatatgaggtcgcattgtaggggatggttcaggaagggtagtctgagtccatgggagatcttgatggtgggtaagaagaagggaagggggatactagagttttttggtaagacatag
- a CDS encoding variant erythrocyte surface antigen-1 alpha subunit, which translates to MVIVPDSVLYTGAPSAMEITIVQNSVQLEYHGYQGDTKETDASKGASEQQVKEHLNGLFSLVQGLGGTAVVRTYIDQLAQVLSALVGWSRIEKCTGNGGCNGTSGTSGDSNPHGQSGGSGKCEYLDDVEQSNKCADCECMKWKVPDAGDHTKGHHLGRGCTKCKGSGTEEDAKKQCQCSTGGGGGGCQGGPGKECECAKEGKCCKCCCTGCTGKCNEKAKCSCVKEEEIICRDNYSAKRYISAYVGSLRSWVDGGGLYEHKPKWNELITTGGTTSGTEIKDGLTPSQRRHQCAQTLLGSVCLIWSGITYMYWTGKYEKTSPRWNNHILDGSGLDDGTLSQWLQALGFPREMLNNHGPGNRLDAIIWDGLSDKLLLGFAVPSGLIGSGVANDYNGNTARNPFAMNYAGFVHTAHRDSFNEQAIVFNNGEGSSTSDIDQHKRGALFKLYILSCAYFTGLQKRNSESTTRTPKTIREILYWLSALPYSQAYKEMLEYSKGRLTVVLKTPNEATSTNEQPQLMFYQDKRPHPITVDEYNLFAHFQAVTQYCPLVLIGIQGGLKSTDKTLEPAIHSLYANTTCHFTYPAVDIQAYNQVVHYIRALFYQLYFLRKQCAVKVTCGGKWRECRYGNGVLGKDVVSWMCLGCDPMEHDRNYRVENMKKILDELVEKVKALEGEKDDEEEEGIAEKVKALLEKIGEVVVQLGNAQEALEGKDKGAIEGVKRELEKAKEELVEAVKQVKDAVENCGLEEAKNKLEELTGNGGLDKANSGEYDPGKNKISAAIDGVCKALEALKKEMEKQLKEVLEKEQSDMDDITKWFIREKTFYKAVKELISICNSPKCSACESHSTKCGKPPTPSFCQTCLQPTTTGVPSPLQAFLEDRLPGFSCEVVRNTDTDQPYPPAASHLGHCNGSGQCCPLPMGFRGHFHGGIRDCTGQRLYGLLYFFSNENMMQSCVYTLVRVTAALSATTPQVLGDVFGFFRGGIGEKESGKTKNGQTNKACEHTKDPSTKGADDYFCGWCASGLRDEVKKIEWIPKGDDSVKGGKYRGSVGTALIEIKGDKGSVSAPQSTNTSLSRLTKNCQYLSPLTGELYTAVSATFGGTYLSWVLYLSDALQGGLESLSEAFQQIECRGCKGNCDPNKCRKGSHGSTAEGSKGTALCTCQSIVSCTGVLPVLYRHGFSYGNPFNLEGYQQKDGKTEGDYSIQKKDDKKQCHQFLESLSAVIKNKQDQATSQEHPLTELLTQVGQLQYDIRLPWIFVLTLAWLVAVLYLAFGAIWPLDWTHMRSHWLRGGAHQWQCMWDKVMTGRKGMELVEYFGKT; encoded by the exons ATGGTGATAGTACCTGACAGTGTCCTTTACACTGGCGCGCCCAGTGCTATGGAAATCACTattgtacagaat tcagtacaactggagtaccatg gctatcaaggtgataCCAAGGAAACTGACGCCAGCAAAGGCGCCTCTGAACAGCAAGTCAAGGAACACCTCAATGGACTCTTCTCACTAGTACAGGGACTGGGTGGTACCGCTGTAGtacggacctatatagaccagttggcacaggtactcagtgcactcgttgggtggagtaggatAGAGAAGTGCACTGGCAATGGTGGCTGCAATGGtactagtggtactagtgGCGATAGCAATCCGCACGGCCAAAGTGGCGGCAGTGGCAAGTGCGAGTATCTAGATGATGTAGAGCAAAGCAACAAGTGTGCTGATTGTgaatgtatgaaatggaagGTGCCCGATGCGGGTGATCACACTAAGGGACACCACCTGGGCAGGGGGTGTACAAAGTGTAAGGGTAGTGGCACTGAAGAAGATGCGAAGAAGCAGTGTCAGTGCagtactggtggtggtggtggtggctGTCAGGGAGGTCCTGGGAAAGAGTGTGAATGCGCTAAAgaaggcaaatgctgcaagtgttgttgtacagGTTGTACTGGGAAGTGTAATGAAAAGGCAAAGTGTAGTTGTGTCAAAGAGGAGGAAATCATTTGTCGTGATAACTATAGCGCAAAACGCTATATATCAGCATATGTAGGATCACTAAGGAGCTGGGTTGATGGTGGCGGACTGTACGAACATAAACCAAAATGGAACGAACTGATTACAACTGGAGGCACTACCAGTGGAACTGAGATAAAGGATGGTTTGACCCCCTCCCAACGCcgtcaccaatgtgcccagACATTACTaggctcagtatgtctcatctggagtggtattacttatatgtattggacaggcAAGTATGAAAAAACCAGCCCCCGGTGGAACAACCATATCCtggatggtagtggtctagatgacgGTACACTGTCCCAATGGTTACAGGCcttagggtttcctagggagatgttgaataaccatggtcctggaaataggttggatgctattatatgggatggacTTAGTGATAAGTTGCTTCTAGGGTTTGCAGTGCCTAGTGGCCTTATAGGCAGTGGTGTTGCCAATGACTATAATGGTAATACAGCAAGGAATCCATTCGCTATGAACTATGCCGGTTTTGtgcatactgcacatagggattcattcaatgAACAAGCTATTGTCTTCAATAATGGTGAAGGCTCTAGTACTAGTGACATTGACCAGCACAAACGAGGTGCCCTCTTCAAGCTttacattctatcatgtgcctattttacTGGATTGCAGAAAAGGAATAGTGAGAGCACTACAAGGACTCCTAAGaccatccgtgagatcctatactggctcagtgcattgccatatagtCAGGCTTATAAGGAGATGCTAGAGTATTCTAAGGGAAGActcacagtagtactcaaGACACCTAATGAGGCCACATCAACCAACGAGCAGCCACAACTCATGTTCTACCAAGACAAACGCCCCCATCCCATtacagttgatgaatacaacctatttgcccacttccaagcgGTGACTCAGTATTGCCCCCTGGtcctcatcggtatccagggtgggCTCAAGAGCACTGACAAAACACTAGAACCAGCCATTCACTCCCTCTATGCCAATACTACTTGCCACTTCACCTACCCAGCAGTTGATATacaagcatacaaccaggtggtacactacattagggctctgttctatcAACtatacttccttaggaagcaatgtgctgTGAAAGTCACTTGtggaggcaaatggcgtgagtgtaggtatggaaATGGGGTACTTGGGAAGGATGTagttagctggatgtgcctggggtgtgaccccatggaacatgataggaattATAGGGTGGAGAATATGAAGAAGATATTGGATGAACTAGTCGAGAAGGtaaaggcattggaaggtGAGAAAGATGACgaggaagaagaagggatTGCAGAGAAGGTAAAGGCACTACtggagaagattggtgaagtGGTGGTACAgttgggtaatgcccaggaggcattggaagggaaggaTAAGGGGGCGATAGAGGGGGTGAAGAGAGAACTGGAGAAGGCTAAGGAGGAACTAGTGGAGGCAGTGAAGCAGGTGAAGGATGCGGTGGAGAATTGTGGGCTGGAGGAGGCTAAGAATAAACTAGAGGAGCTGACGGGGAATGGTGGTCTGGATAAGGCTAATAGTGGTGAATATGATCCTGGTAAGAACAAGATAAGTGCCGCTATCGATGGAGTATGCAAGGCATTGGAGGCATTGAAGAAGGAAATGGAGAAACAGTTGAAAGAAGTTCTGGAGAAGGAACAATCAGATATGGATGACATCACAAAATGGTTTATTCGAGAAAAGACTTTTTACAAAGCCGTCAAAGAActcatctccatctgcaactctcccaagtgcagTGCATGTGAGTCACACTCTACCAAATGTGGCAAACCACCAACACCCAGCTTCTGTCAGACCTGTCTCCAACCAaccaccactggtgtcccctcccccctccaggcattcctcgaggatcgGTTACCAGGGTTTAGTTGTGAGGTAGTACGAAACACTGACACTGACCAGCCGTACCCAcctgctgcatcccacttgggacactgtaatggaTCTGGtcagtgctgcccattgccaatgggttttagaggGCACTTCCACGGCGGCATCCGTGATTGTACcggccaacgcctttatggtcTACTgtacttctttagtaacgagaacatgatgcagtcttgtgtttatacactagtgagggtcacagcagctctcagtgctacgacaccacaggtgttgggtgatgtctttgggttctttagagGGGGTATAGGAGAGAAGGAAAGTGGAAAGACCAAGAATGGACAGACAAACAAGGCGTGCGAGCACACCAAGGACCCATCTACGAAAGGAGCTGATgactacttttgcggctggtgcgcttctgggttacgggatgaagtaaagaagatagagtggataccaaagggGGATGACAGTGTTAAAGGAGGGAAGTACAGAGGGAGTGTCGGTACAGCCCTGATAGAGATTAAGGGAGACAAGGGTAGTGTGAGTGCTCCACAGTCCACTAATACATCCCTATCACGACTCACtaagaactgccagtacctctcccccctaaccggtgaactctatacagcagtgagtgccactttcggcggaacatacctctcatgggtactgtatctatcagatgcacttcaaGGGggactagagtcactcTCTGAGgcattccaacagattgaatgccggggctgtaaGGGAAACTGTGATcccaataagtgcaggAAGGGAAGTCATGGAAGCACTGCAGAGGGCTCTAAGGGCACAGCACTCTGCACGTGtcaatcaatcgtatcatgtaccggggtactacccgtattgtatagacatggattcagctacggtaacccattcaatctggaggggtaccaaCAGAAGGATGGGAAGACAGAGGGGGATTATAGTATTCAAAAGAAGGATGACAAGAAGCAATGTCATCAATTCCTAGAGAGTctcagtgcagtgatcaagaACAAGCAGGACCAGGCCACCTCTCAGGAACATCCATTGACAGAACTCCTCACCCAGGTCGGCCAACTgcaatacgacatacgcctcccctggatctttgtcctcacgttagcctggctagtagcagtactctaccttgcctttggagccatatggccactggactggacacatatgaggtcgcattggttacggggtggagcacaccagtggcaatgtatgtgggataaggtgatgacgggacgtaaaggaatggaactggtggagtattttggtaagacatag
- a CDS encoding lipoyltransferase and lipoate-protein ligase family protein — MVLFSNLCRRFSTKIKTGNRSVKVLISSENDIYFNLALENALLKSYGKNMAIDNKYEVPILFLWRNSPCVIVGCNQNVWSECNLDNVRKDGVNLVRRFTGGGAVYQDLGNTCFTFISSPKDYSFERNCNLICSAVTKLIGEKCEPSGRNDLCVNGLKFSGSAFKLLPNAALHHGTLLININQGSLDKYLTPDISKLEKHNVKSVKARVTNLCQFNETVTHEMICNAIIDEVASFYKSPTTNVEYIDAKAKCCNDEAFQECYHKLKDTKWIYGEEMKRFKSLKQRFDFGSIEICFDIQDGNVVKFWVYSDSLETDFITWLQLKLNQTAINVPYEELGETLKHLEYEASNDVLVAVKKWLISSLSNEVDGTIKNNV, encoded by the exons atggtaCTCTTTTCAAATTTATGCCGCCGGTTTAGTACGAAAATCAAAACGGGTAATAGAAGTGTAAAGGTTTTAATCTCCAgtgaaaatgatatatatttcaatcTAGCGTTGGAAAACGCGCTATTGAAATCTTATGGGAAGAATATGGCCATAGACAACAAATATGAAGTACCAATACTATTCTTATGGCGTAATTCACCATGTGTTATCGTCGGGTGTAACCAAAATGTTTGGTCGGAATGCAACCTTGATAACGTTAGGAAGGACGGTGTTAACCTAGTACGAAGGTTCACTGGAGGCGGAGCGGTGTACCAG GACCTTGGCAACACGTGTTTCACGTTTATTTCTTCTCCGAAGGACTATAGCTTTGAAAGGAACTGTAATTTAATTTGCTCAGCGGTTACCAAACTCATAG GTGAAAAGTGCGAACCTAGTGGAAGAAATGatctatgtgtaaacggATTGAAA TTTTCCGGATCAGCTTTCAAATTGTTACCTAATGCAGCATTACATCACG GAACCCTTTtaatcaatatcaaccaaGGATCACTAGACAAGTATCTTACTCCTGATATATCTAAGTTGGAGAAGCACAATGTTAAAAGCGTTAAAGCGCGTGTGACTAATCTATGTCAATTTAATGAAACGGTGACGCATGAAATG ATATGCAATGCTATAATCGATGAAGTGGCATCGTTTTACAAATCTCCCACGACAAATGtagaatatattgatgCGAAGGCGAAATGCTGTAATGATGAAGCATTCCAGGAGTGCTATCACAAGTTGAAA GACACCAAGTGGATATATGGTGAAGAAATGAAACGGTTTAAGTCATTGAAGCAACGGTTTGATTTTGGCTCGATTGAAATTTGCTTTGATATACAAGATGGGAATGTAGTTAAATTTTGGGTATATTCGGACTCTTTGGAAACAGATTTTATAACATGGCTACAATTGAAGCTTAACCAAACAGCAATCAATGTTCCGTATGAAGAATTAGGAGAGACACTGAAACATTTGG AATATGAGGCGTCAAATGACGTCCTAGTTGCAGTGAAGAAATGGTTAATATCGTCCTTGTCTAATGAAGTCGATGGAACAATCAAAAACAATGTCTAA